A window of Oncorhynchus keta strain PuntledgeMale-10-30-2019 chromosome 27, Oket_V2, whole genome shotgun sequence contains these coding sequences:
- the LOC127912559 gene encoding mitochondrial import inner membrane translocase subunit Tim17-B-like, with protein sequence MGAIGRGVFQSVKGFRNAPVGFRHRLRGSFAVWGGLFSTIDCGLVRIRGKEDPWNSITSGAMTGAVLAARSGPLAMVGSAMMGGILLALIEGFGILLTRYTAQQFQNPSPFVDDPSQLPPKDASQQQTGSQEVPWSCLA encoded by the exons ATGGGGGCCATCGGCAGAGGGGTGTTCCAGTCAGTCAAGGGCTTTCGGAATGCTCCTGTG GGCTTTCGGCACAGACTAAGAG GTAGCTTTGCTGTTTGGGGTGGACTCTTCTCTACAATCGACTGTGGCCTGGTCCGTATTCGAGGGAAAGAGGACCCCTGGAACTCTATAACTAGTGGGGCGATGACTGGGGCAGTCCTGGCTGCACGCA GTGGGCCTTTGGCTATGGTGGGGTCGGCCATGATGGGGGGCATTCTGTTGGCCTTGATCGAGGGCTTTGGGATCCTTCTCACCAGATACACCGCACAGCAGTTTCAGAACC CGAGTCCCTTTGTGGATGATCCCAGCCAGCTTCCTCCTAAGGATGCCAGCCAACAGCAGACTGGGTCCCAGGAGGTTCCATGGAGCTGCCTGGCCTAG
- the LOC118359893 gene encoding PRA1 family protein 2-like: MEKMDVQPPPIRTLDDFVLSSAQFAVPDIRNLERWNNRIINNLLYYQSNYFVSFLTILGIVGYFQPFNLFLGATVVTLIFMGFVWAAENQAPIRRFRRNHPSLALGAILGASYLFLTVLGGVAVFLFGIAFPILLILIHASVRMRSLKNKLENKLESIGLKRTPMGLLLESLGQEQEAGS, encoded by the exons ATGGAAAAAATGGACGTGCAGCCGCCGCCTATCCGAACCTTAGATGATTTTGTTTTGAGCTCGGCTCAGTTCGCCGTGCCAGATATTCGTAATCTGGAGAGATGGAACAATCGGATCATAAACAACTTGCTTTATTACCAGTCCAACTATTTCGTTTCGTTTTTGACCATCCTGGGAATAGTGGG TTATTTCCAGCCCTTCAACCTCTTCTTGGGGGCCACAGTTGTGACATTGATATTCATGGGGTTTGTATGGGCAGCAGAGAACCAGGCCCCCATCAGACGGTTCCGCCGGAACCACCCGTCCCTGGCCCTGGGTGCCATTCTGGGGGCCAGCTACCTCTTCCTCACAGTGCTTGGGGGAGTGGCCGTCTTCCTCTTTGGCATAGCCTTTCCCATCTTAT TGATATTGATCCACGCCTCTGTTAGAATGCGGAGCCTCAAGAACAAGTTGGAGAACAAGCTGGAGAGCATTGGTTTGAAGAGAACACCTATGGGGCTCCTATTGGAGTCACTAGGACAGGAACAGGAAGCTGGATcttag